The Fibrobacter sp. UWEL nucleotide sequence GATGAATGGATGGAAGATAAAGCTTACTTAACCGAGAAGGAGATGGGAAAATCCGCTTTTTGCGCATGAATTTACAGAAAAGGACTTGCCTAATCAGAGCCGTGAAGCAATCGCTTAATGATTTGTTTAATTTCCATCAATTCTAATATAATCCATTTGGACTGAAAATAAAGAAAGTCCCGTCATAAGACGGGACTTTCCATATTCTAAAATGGAATGGCAATCATCATGTCATTCCGAGCGAAGTCGAGGAACCTACTGCTCCAAATAGGTATATCCGTAAAGACCGGAACGGTAGATGTTCAGGAATTCCTTACCTTCCTTCACGGTAATCTTTCCTTCCTTCACGGAACCGGTCACCCAGTTTTCCATGGTCTTCACGAGAGCCTTGTCGCTGAAGTTCACGTAGTCCAGCACGTCTTCCACGGATTCACCGTCGATGACCTTATCGATCTCGTAGCCGCCCTTATTGTCGCAAACAATATGGACTGCGTTGGTGTCGCCGAAGAGGTTGTGCAAGTCACCGAGAATTTCCTGATAGGCACCCACCAGGTAAACTGCGATGTAGTAAGGTTCGTCCTTCTTCAGCTTGTGCAGCGGAAGAGTGCGGCTCACATCGCCACCGCGAACGAACATGCCAATCTTACCATCAGAGTCGCAAGTCACGTCCTGAATGGTAGTTTCAACCGTAGGTTCTTCGTTCAAACGCTGGATAGGCATCACCGGGAAAATCTGGTCAATAGCCCAGCTGTCCGGCAGGCTCTGGAACAAGCTGAAGTTACCGAAGTACTTTTCAGCCAGCAGGCGGGGCAGTTCTTCCAGTTCATAAGGCGGATGGCGCAGGTCGCTTGCAATCTGGTTCACTTCACGAGCGATGCTCCAGAACAGACGTTCAGACATAGCGCGGGTGGGCAGGTCGTAATCGCCTACCTTGAAGCCACTCAGCACGTCGTCGTTCAGCTGCATGGCATCATGCCAGCTTTCCAGCAGGTTCTTGGGGGTAAGACCCTTATAGATGCTGTACAAGTCCTTCAGTGCGTCCGGTGCATCTGCGGCGATTTCATGTTCTTCTTCGTCGAAGAATGCCTGGCCAGCAGTTTCCAGAATGTTGAACACCAGCACGGAGTGATGAGCGGTCAACGCACGGCCGGATTCTGCAATCACGTTGGGGTGAGGCAGATTTGCATCGCGACAGGCTTCGTACAAAGCGTACACAACGTCGTTGGCGTATTCCTGGATAGAGTAGTTTACGGAACTTGCGTTGGAACTGCGGGTTCCATCGTAGTCCACACCAAGGCCACCGCCAACGTCCACAAATTCAAGGCCCATGCCCATCTTGCGAATCTGCACGTAGAACTGAGACACTTCGCGAAGGCCGCTCTTGATGTGGCGAATGTTGGTAATCTGGCTACCCAGGTGGAAATGGATCAGCTTCAGGCAGTCTTCCATTCCTTCTTCCTTGATGTAGTCCAAGGCTTCCAGGAGCTCAGAACTGTTGAGACCGAACTTGCTGTGGTATCCACCGGATTCTTCCCACTTGCCGCTACCGGAGCTAGCCAGCTTAATGCGAACACCAATGTTGGGGCGAATGCCGATTCTGCGAGACAGTTCCACCACCAGGTGGAGCTCGTTCATCTTTTCAACCACGATGAAGATCTTCTTGCCCATCTTCTGTGCAAGGAGAGCCAGTTCGATAAAGTCTTCGTCCTTGTAGCCGTTACAGATAATCAGGGCGTCCGGATTATCCATGTTGGCAAGTACTGCGTGAAGTTCCGGCTTGGAACCTGCTTCCAGACCGATGTTGAACTTCTTGCCATGACGGACCACTTCTTCAAGCACGGCGCGCTGCTGGTTCACCTTGATGGGGAACATGCCGTAGTAAGTGCCTTCGAAGCCATATTCCTTGCGGGCGTTGTTAAAGCATTCGTTCAGCTTTTCAATGCGGCTGTCCAGAATATCCGGAAAACGCAGGAGCATGGGGGTAGAAACGTCGCGGATAGACAGTTCCTGCACCAGGTCGTAAAGGTCAATTTCTGCACCCTTGTCCTTCATGGGAGCGACGGTTGCATGACCCTTGTCGTTGATGTCAAAATAGTTGACGCCCCAACCACGAACGTTGTACAAATCGCGGGAGTCGTCGATACGCCATTTCTTCATTTCGCAAATCCTTGGGGATTAGTCGACCAGGGTCGGGTTAAAGTCTTCCTGCCAAGGCAGGCCGTACTTGTTCAGTGCGTCCATGTAAGGATCCGGATCGAATTCTTCCACAGTATGAACGCCCGGGGTGGTCCACTTGCCGGTAAGCATCATCAATGCACCGCACATTGCCGGAACGCCGGTGGTGTAGGCGATAGCCTGGCTGCCCAATTCCTTGTAGCATTTCTGGTGGTCGCAAACGTTGAACAGGTAGTAAGTCTTGGGCTTGCCATCCTTGGTGCCCTTGAAGATACAACCGATGTTGGTCTTACCCACAGTGCGGGGGCCAAGGCTTGCCGGATCCGGAAGGAGAGCCTTCAGGAACTGGATAGGAACGATTTCCTGACCGTTGAACATGATAGGATCGGTACGCAGCATGCCCACGTCTTCCAGGCAGCGCATGTGGTCCAGATAGCTCTGGCCGAAGGTCATGAAGAAGCGGATGCGCTTTACGCCCGGAATGTTCTTGGCGAGAGATTCAATTTCTTCGTGGTGCAAGAGGTACATGTCCTTCTGGCCCACAGACTTGAAGTTGTATTCGCGCTTGATGCTCATGGCCGGGATTTCAACCCAGTGGCCCTTGCCGTTTTCGTCGGTATCCCAGTAGGAACCCGGAGCGGAAACTTCGCGGAGGTTGATTTCGGGGTTGAAGTTGGTGGCGAACTTGTAGCCGTGATCGCCGCCGTTGCAGTCCAGAATATCGATTTCTTCGATGGTGTCGAACTGGTGCTTCAGAGCGTAGGCGCAGTATGCCTGGGTAACACCCGGATCAAAGCCAGAACCCAACAGAGCGGTAAGGCCCTTTTCTTCAAACTTCTTGGCGTATGCCCACTGCCAGCTGTAATCGAAGTAGGCGCTGAATCCTGCTTCCTTGCAGCGCTTGTCGTAAACCTTGCGCCATTCCGGATCGTCGATGTTTTCCGGTTCGTAGTTGGCGGTATCCATGTAGTTCACGCCGCATTCAAGGCATGCGTCCATGATGGCAAGATCCTGGTAGGGAAGTGCGATGTTCATGACCAAGTCCGGCTGATATTCCTTAATCAGCTTCACCACGTTTTCGGCCTTGTCGGCGTCAACGGCAGCGGTGGTAATCACCGTCTTGGAATTAGGGCGGATCTGTTCGGCCAGCTTTTCGCAGTTTTCGCGGTGGCGACTTGCGATGCAGATTTCAGAGAAAACTTCGCTGACGGTGCAGCACTTCTTGATAGCGACGGTGGCAACGGCACCACAACCGATAATCAGAGCTCTTGCCATTTTTTTGTCTTTCCTTTTTGAAAAAATGAACGGTCAGGGGTGGCGACCCCTGAAAGAAAAAATAAGTAAGAGTAAATATAGAAAGCGGGGAAGGACAGACTCTAGAATGGTTTTGAAAAGTAGAGTGAATTACAATAAATCTTTTGTTCAATAGACGTTTTTGATTAGTGTGCGTTTGTGCATGTTGGGGATGCCTGGAAACAAAAAGGATCCGTCGTTAAGACGGATCCATCAATACTACCTGAAAGACTACTTGGTGACATGTTTCTTGATATTTTCCACACATTCATACAAGTGCCTTGCACGAGCATAATGTTCGCCACCTTCGCCATTTCTAGCCTTTGCCCACTCGCGATCAGCCTGTCTCTGCTTCAATGCGAGTAAACGTTCTTTCCCTGCTTCTGTCATTTGAGACATTCTGAAACTCCATTAGAAGTACTTGCTATTGTCAACCATGTTACGAAGGCGGTCGCTTTCATCCCTTGCTTTTTGTCTTTGGGAATCGGAAAGAGTCCTGCCGTTGTAGGTGCCTGTTCTTGCAGCACGGTCGTAAACCTGCGATCTACGATCTGCTTCTCGCACGCAACCTCTTACAATACCTTCACCAATGCTTTTTGCGATATCAAAGAAACCCATAGTTTATCTCCTTGCTTAGATTTTTGATGACTCTAGTAATCTATGCCCATTTGTATCGAGTATAATTTTTTTTTGAAAAAGTCCTAGTACAATCAGGAATACTAATTTCAACATAAGACTCGTTTTTTGCCTAAGATTTCGCTTGCAAATCGGTCTTGAAAAAATGTTTCCAAAGTAGCAACAATAAAGAAAATCTTTATTGTACAAAAGGTGTGTCCCAGAATGCTCGATGAGAATTCATTAGTAATAATTTGTCGGGAAAAATACAGTTTTTTTGACAATGTCATTAAATGACGTGTGAATGAGGCTATATTACCTATTATGAATCCAATTGCTCACATTCGTCCTTTAGAAGATGGTTCTTTCCTTGAACAGCCCTTATTTGGCCCTAATGGCCATTTAGATGGTGTTGCTGAACTTGCTGAACAGTTTGCCACCTCGTTTGGGGCACAACAATTTGCAAAATTGGCTGGTTTTTGGCATGATTTGGGAAAATACAAGAAAGATTTCCAGAATTATATTCGTCAATCGTCCGGTTATCAAAATGATGTGGCTAATGAAGGCGGTTCCGGAAAAGTGGACCATACTGCCGCAGGGGCAATGTTTGCAGTTGAAAAAAATCCTGTTTGGGGGCAATTACTTTCCTATTTAATTGCAGGGCATCATACTGGCTTGCCAGACTATTTTAAAGATAAAGCGGAAGGTAGTTGCTTACAAGATCGCTTGCAAAACAAAGAACATTTAGAATTAGCAAAGCAGGGGTCTATACCGCCCGAACTTTTGGACTTGGATTTTAGCAATCATCCAGAAAAAGATGTTTGCATAAAGAAAGATAATGGTCAACTAGATGATAAGCAACTTCATTTATGGTTGCGAATGCTTTATTCTTGTTTGGTTGATGCGGATTTCCTTGATACTGAAAGATTCATGTCGCCAGATATGAACGAAAATCGAGGTAATTCATTATCTTTAATTGAATTGCGAAAAAAATACGATGAGTTTATGGCCGAGAAAACTAAAAATTCGGCCAGAACTCCAATTAACGAAATTCGCTCACAAATATTAAGGGATTGCAGAAATTCCGCACAAGAAAAACCGGGCTTCTTTTCTTTGACAGTTCCTACAGGAGGTGGGAAAACATTGGCTTCCATGGGATTTGCCTTGGACCATGCAATTAAATATGGTTTTAGTCGTATAATCGTTGCGATTCCTTTTACCAGTATTATTGAGCAAACTGCCGATGTATTGAGGTCTGTTTTTGGCGAAGATGCGGTCTTGGAACACCATTCCAATTTGGATCCAGAAAAGGAAACTGTAAAATCTAGGCTGGCTACTGAAAATTGGGATGCACCCATAATTGTTACAACTAATGTGCAATTATTCCAGTCTCTGTTCGCTGCAAAATCAAGTTCTTGCAGAAAACTTCATAATATCGTTGGCTCTGTTATAATTCTTGACGAAGCTCAGACTTTGCCTCCGGATTATTTAAAGCCGATTCTCTCTGTAATGGAGGGCTTGGTTGACTACTTTAAAACGTCTATCGTTCTTTGTACTGCTACTCAGCCTGCGTTGGAGGGGCATA carries:
- a CDS encoding CRISPR-associated helicase/endonuclease Cas3 produces the protein MNPIAHIRPLEDGSFLEQPLFGPNGHLDGVAELAEQFATSFGAQQFAKLAGFWHDLGKYKKDFQNYIRQSSGYQNDVANEGGSGKVDHTAAGAMFAVEKNPVWGQLLSYLIAGHHTGLPDYFKDKAEGSCLQDRLQNKEHLELAKQGSIPPELLDLDFSNHPEKDVCIKKDNGQLDDKQLHLWLRMLYSCLVDADFLDTERFMSPDMNENRGNSLSLIELRKKYDEFMAEKTKNSARTPINEIRSQILRDCRNSAQEKPGFFSLTVPTGGGKTLASMGFALDHAIKYGFSRIIVAIPFTSIIEQTADVLRSVFGEDAVLEHHSNLDPEKETVKSRLATENWDAPIIVTTNVQLFQSLFAAKSSSCRKLHNIVGSVIILDEAQTLPPDYLKPILSVMEGLVDYFKTSIVLCTATQPALEGHIGSMQRGSEGGFEGIEKNKVREIMTDASLSEKMSRTNVSYIGTIDEWSNLAEKLMTHDQVLCIVNTRKDCRELHSLMPEGTIHLSALMCGEHRSKVIADIKKKLKNGESVRVVSTQLVEAGVDIDFPVVYRATAGLDSIAQAAGRCNREGLRDKGEVYVFSPAKKTPLGLLRYGEDSFSDMIVSTFSDNRIELLPEQFRKYFEKFFHRVISFDKNDIMGYLAKDAARLKIQFRSAAEEFSLIDDRGQKNIIVWYSGKYDSRKLLNQIAACGPRRDSMRRLQRFSVNIPEKLWLEYQKAGYISKVKTNNGELDMWCQAVPELYDEKFGLSLNGPKFQGDEFIC
- the speA gene encoding biosynthetic arginine decarboxylase; the protein is MKKWRIDDSRDLYNVRGWGVNYFDINDKGHATVAPMKDKGAEIDLYDLVQELSIRDVSTPMLLRFPDILDSRIEKLNECFNNARKEYGFEGTYYGMFPIKVNQQRAVLEEVVRHGKKFNIGLEAGSKPELHAVLANMDNPDALIICNGYKDEDFIELALLAQKMGKKIFIVVEKMNELHLVVELSRRIGIRPNIGVRIKLASSGSGKWEESGGYHSKFGLNSSELLEALDYIKEEGMEDCLKLIHFHLGSQITNIRHIKSGLREVSQFYVQIRKMGMGLEFVDVGGGLGVDYDGTRSSNASSVNYSIQEYANDVVYALYEACRDANLPHPNVIAESGRALTAHHSVLVFNILETAGQAFFDEEEHEIAADAPDALKDLYSIYKGLTPKNLLESWHDAMQLNDDVLSGFKVGDYDLPTRAMSERLFWSIAREVNQIASDLRHPPYELEELPRLLAEKYFGNFSLFQSLPDSWAIDQIFPVMPIQRLNEEPTVETTIQDVTCDSDGKIGMFVRGGDVSRTLPLHKLKKDEPYYIAVYLVGAYQEILGDLHNLFGDTNAVHIVCDNKGGYEIDKVIDGESVEDVLDYVNFSDKALVKTMENWVTGSVKEGKITVKEGKEFLNIYRSGLYGYTYLEQ
- a CDS encoding saccharopine dehydrogenase family protein; translated protein: MARALIIGCGAVATVAIKKCCTVSEVFSEICIASRHRENCEKLAEQIRPNSKTVITTAAVDADKAENVVKLIKEYQPDLVMNIALPYQDLAIMDACLECGVNYMDTANYEPENIDDPEWRKVYDKRCKEAGFSAYFDYSWQWAYAKKFEEKGLTALLGSGFDPGVTQAYCAYALKHQFDTIEEIDILDCNGGDHGYKFATNFNPEINLREVSAPGSYWDTDENGKGHWVEIPAMSIKREYNFKSVGQKDMYLLHHEEIESLAKNIPGVKRIRFFMTFGQSYLDHMRCLEDVGMLRTDPIMFNGQEIVPIQFLKALLPDPASLGPRTVGKTNIGCIFKGTKDGKPKTYYLFNVCDHQKCYKELGSQAIAYTTGVPAMCGALMMLTGKWTTPGVHTVEEFDPDPYMDALNKYGLPWQEDFNPTLVD